One stretch of Thalassovita sp. DNA includes these proteins:
- a CDS encoding ABC transporter substrate-binding protein, whose translation MRRLGPIAALCLMFGGNAAAAEVTLRVALDADPVSLDPHEQLSGGTLQMAHLLFDPLVRWTQDLQFEPRLAERWEQIDATTTRFYLREGVRFHSGNPLTAADVAWTFERLQTSPDFKGVFAPFVGVEVKDALTLDLITAEPYPLVLHNATYIFPMDRAFYSGLTEKGQDKAQLVKHGHSFASRHVSGTGPFVVTAREQGVRVNFQRFADHWDQSSPGNVDQIRLTPIKEDATRVAALLAGDVDFIFPVPPNSLPRVDQSPRTKLITTPGTRIISFQLDQNRVPAFRDVRVRRAIDYAVNNAGIVDRIMRGFATVAAQASPQGYPGHDPNLKARFDLAKAKALMAEAGYADGFTITMMAPNNRYINDDKIARAVAAMLAKINIKVDLQTFPKAQYWPLYDARAADMMMIGWHSDTEDSANFHQFLTACPNAETGYGQYNGGHYCSEEADALLQAAAAETDSAKRAEMLQQLEGILYHDAAYIPLHWQNLAWGAGQGIGAEAIVNALNFPYFGDLVVNE comes from the coding sequence ATGCGGCGCCTTGGCCCGATTGCGGCCCTCTGTCTGATGTTTGGCGGCAATGCAGCGGCGGCTGAGGTGACCCTGCGGGTGGCGCTGGATGCCGATCCGGTATCACTCGACCCGCATGAGCAGCTTTCAGGCGGCACCTTGCAGATGGCGCATCTGCTGTTTGACCCTCTGGTGCGCTGGACACAGGATCTGCAGTTTGAGCCTCGGCTTGCTGAACGCTGGGAACAGATCGACGCCACCACCACCCGGTTCTATCTGCGCGAAGGCGTGCGGTTTCATTCCGGCAATCCGCTGACCGCTGCTGATGTGGCCTGGACGTTTGAGCGGCTGCAGACCAGCCCGGATTTCAAAGGGGTCTTTGCCCCCTTTGTTGGGGTTGAGGTCAAGGATGCGCTGACCCTCGATCTGATCACGGCAGAGCCCTATCCGCTGGTCCTGCACAATGCGACCTACATCTTCCCGATGGACCGCGCCTTTTACAGCGGCCTGACCGAGAAGGGGCAGGATAAGGCCCAGCTGGTCAAGCACGGCCACAGCTTTGCCTCACGCCATGTGTCCGGCACCGGACCCTTTGTGGTCACTGCTCGGGAACAGGGGGTCAGGGTCAACTTCCAACGGTTTGCGGATCACTGGGATCAATCCTCACCGGGGAATGTGGACCAGATCCGTCTGACCCCGATTAAGGAGGATGCCACACGGGTGGCGGCGCTGCTGGCGGGGGACGTGGACTTTATCTTCCCAGTGCCGCCCAATTCCCTACCCCGGGTGGATCAAAGCCCGCGCACCAAATTGATCACCACACCGGGCACACGCATCATTTCCTTTCAGTTGGATCAGAACCGGGTGCCGGCCTTTCGCGATGTCCGGGTGCGCCGGGCCATCGATTATGCGGTGAACAACGCAGGCATCGTGGATCGGATCATGCGGGGCTTTGCCACCGTTGCAGCGCAGGCCAGCCCACAGGGTTACCCGGGCCATGATCCCAATCTGAAGGCGCGGTTTGATCTGGCCAAAGCCAAGGCCCTGATGGCCGAGGCCGGCTATGCCGATGGGTTCACCATCACCATGATGGCGCCAAACAATCGCTACATAAATGATGACAAGATCGCCCGCGCCGTTGCGGCGATGCTGGCCAAGATCAACATCAAGGTGGATCTGCAAACCTTCCCCAAGGCGCAATACTGGCCGCTTTATGATGCCCGTGCGGCCGATATGATGATGATCGGCTGGCACTCCGATACTGAGGACTCGGCCAACTTCCACCAGTTCCTGACCGCCTGCCCCAATGCTGAGACGGGGTATGGGCAGTATAATGGCGGGCACTATTGCAGCGAAGAGGCTGATGCCCTACTGCAGGCCGCCGCGGCCGAGACGGACAGCGCGAAACGGGCCGAGATGCTGCAACAGCTCGAAGGCATCCTCTATCACGATGCGGCCTATATCCCGCTGCATTGGCAGAACCTTGCATGGGGCGCCGGTCAGGGGATCGGGGCCGAGGCCATCGTGAACGCGCTGAACTTCCCCTATTTCGGGGATCTGGTGGTGAATGAATGA